The nucleotide window CTCTCTACGACCTGGACGACCTGGAGCACGTACTTCAGCACAAGAGCACGCAGTTGCGCGCCGCCATATCCGAGGCGGAGAAAATTCTCACCTCCGAGGTACACGGCTTTTACAATCATTTGCTCGCGGAACAAGACCTGCCTACCATCGTTGCCTTGCGACGCAGGCTTGAGGAAATCTGCGGACAGGAACTCCGCAGTCTCGAAGATCAGTTCGGCCCATTTACCGAGGACCAGCAGCACGCGCTGCACTCGCTGGCCTCGCACATCACGCAGCGCATTGCCGGCAACATGGCTCGCAAGTTGAAGGAATTGCCGGAACCGGCTGACCAGGAACAGCTCACTGACGCCGTGCGGCGCCTCTTTCACTTGGAGGCGGTAACCCACACGACGACGGCACAGCGAAACTGAATTCAAGGAGTAAATAGTAGTGGCAAACTCTGCGCAAAACCGAAACAGCACCAATTACTGGACTCCGATGCAGGCTTATGTGCTCGCCGCCATATGCCTTGTCATCGGCATCGCCGTGGGATATTTCATCGGCGGCTCCAAGTCGCCCGCAACCGCTGCAAACTCCCAGCTCTCCGCGGAGGCCGCCGTCCCCCCCGGCATGACCTCCGGCCAGATGGCACCGGGGCAGTTACAGGAAATCCCGCAGGCGCAGTCGGCGGAAATGGTCGCCGCCGCCGCCAAACCCCTTCTCGACGCGCTCGCCGCTGACCCGAGCAACGCCGAGAAGACCGCCCGCGTCGGTGACTTCTATTTCGACAGCCACGTCTACGACCAGGCGATCAAGTACTACGAGGCGTCGCTGAAGTTGAATCCCGACAACCCCAACGTCCTCACCGACCTCGGGACAGCGTACTTCTATAACGGCGACTCGAACACGGCCGTCCAGAGATTTCAGCAGGCCCTGAAAGTCCGCCCCAACTTCGCAAACGCACTGTTCAACCTGGGAATCGTTCGCTGGCAGGGCTTGAAAGATCCCAAAGGCGCAATCGACGTCTGGCAGAAGTTGTTAGATACGAATCCGAACTACGAGCAGAAGGACCACGTTCGTGAACTGATGGAACGCGCGAAAGCCCACGGTTCCATGGGTTAGGTTCGACGAGTTAAGCGCTAAAACTTGAGCGCTTGCCCGGGGACAGGTTGGCGCAGAGCCTGTCCCCGGGATTCTCACCGATCTGCGTACGCGACAACGCCCGGCGAACGCCGGGCGTTTGTGCATTGGAGCGCCGGCAACGCTGGAAGACCGATATCAGCGACGCCCAATTGAAGTTCGGATGTCTTGCAGGAGAGAACTCAGGAATCCCACACCCGACCCCCACACACGCACAGTAAAACGGCAAAAAGTGCGGGACCGCAGTCTGCAAGAAGGCGATTAGAGTGACATCTACTCCGGCTTGCTCTTCCCATCCGAAAAGTGATTCTTCACCTTCTGCAGCGATGCTTCGTCTTCGACGTTGAGGCACGTCTTCGAGCGGTCGATCTGCCGCACCAGTCCGCACAGAACCTTGCCGGGGCCGACCTCGACGAATGCTTCGACGCCTTGCGCGATCAGCGCTCGCATCGACTCTTCCCATCGCACCGCGCCAGTCACCTGCCGAATGAGCGCATCCCGGCTTGCCGCCGGATCCTTCACAAGCGCCGCATCGACATTGCACATCACCGGAACCTCGGGGACGTTGAACTCCAGCGTTTTGAGATCGGCCGCAAGCCGGTCCTGTGCCGGTTGCATCAGCGCGCAATGGAAGGGTGCGCTGACCGGAAGCATCACCGCGCGTTTCGCGCCCTTCTGCTTGCAAAGCTCCGCCGCGCGCTCCACCGCTCCTTTTGCTCCGGAGATCACGACCTGGTCCGGCGAATTGATGTTCGCCGGTGTGCACACTTCGCCGTGCGACGCTTCCTCGCACGCCGCACGAATTTGGTCCAGGGGCAGCGCGAGGATCGCCGCCATCGCGCCTTGCCCCACCGGGACCGCTTCCTGCATGTACTTGCCCCGATTGCGAACGGTTCGCACTGCGTCCTGGAAACTCAGCGTCCCCGCCGCAACATGGGCCGAATATTCGCCCAGGCTGTGCCCCGCCGTGTAACTCGGTTGCAGTCCAATCGACTCCAGCACGCGCCATGCCGCCACCGACGCCGTCAAAATAGCAGGCTGCGTGATCTCCGTCAGCCGCAGCTTGTCTTCCGGACCCTCGAAGCACAATTCGCTCAGCTTGTAACTCAGCGCATCATCCGCCTCGTCGAACGTCTCGCGCGCCACCGGATACATCGCCGCCAGTTCCTTGCCCATTCCTACCGTCTGCGAACCTTGTCCGGGAAACAGAAATGCCACTGCGGGGAGCCGATGTTTCATCTTGTCCTCTGAATAAATCTGAATGAAATTCTTTCTGCTTATGCAAGCCTTGTGCTGACACAAAGAATGGATTCTACTCTTGCGGGAATCGAACGTCAGGATATGGAAGCCGCTCGACCAGTGTTACTGATGCAACTCGCTGACGGGATCTGACCCTGGTTCCGGTGGGTCTAGCGGCTTCGGGTTGCCGTTCAATCTTTCATTTGCCGCCTGGATCTCGCGTTCGATCTTCTGGTTCAATCCGGCATTCGCGAACTCTGCTGCGACGCGGATCGCGTTCTTGATCGCGTTCGCGTTCGAACTTCCGTGCCCAACGATCGCAACGCCCTTGATTCCCAGCAGTGGCGCGCCACCGTACTCGGAATAATCCAGCCGCTTTTTGAAATCGTCGAACGCGCGCCGAGCCAGCAGGTATCCCACCTGCCGCGTGATTGTCGCCTGCAGCGATTCCTTCAGGAACGCCCGCACCGTTCCGACCAGCCCTTCGCTGATCTTCAGCGCAACATTGCCGACGAACCCATCGCACACAATCACATCCGCCGTGCCGTTGTATAAATCCCGGCCCTCGACGTTGCCAATGAAATTCAGGTGCATGCGCTTGAGCAACTGGAAGGTTTCGCGCGTCAGTTCGTTGCCCTTGCTCTCTTCTTCTCCAATGGACAACAGCCCCACCCTCGGACGGTCGGCGGTAGGAAATTTTCCGTGGAAGATCGTTCGAAAGTAGACCTCGCCCATGATCGCGAACTGCTGCAGGTTTTGGGGCTTGCAGTCCACATTCGCGCCCACGTCGAGCAGGATCGACGCAGTCCCGGACGACGTCGGGAATACCGCCGCCAGTGCTGGACGATCGACCCCTGGCAGGGCACCAAGCACCATCTTGGCCGTAGCCATCGCCGCGCCCGTGTTACCTGCAGTGATGAATCCGGCGGCCTTGCCCTCTCGTACCAACCGAAGCCCGACCCGCATGGACGAGTCGCGCTTTGAGCGTACGGCTTGCGCCGCCTTCTCGTGCATCTCGATCACTTCGCTCGCCGGCACGACTTCAATCGGCAGTTGACGCCACGCAGGATGGTGCACAAGTTCGGCTTTCACTACATGTTCGCGTCCTACCAGCAGGACACGGACTCCGTAGTGCCTGGCCGCCGCTATGGCACCTTCAACTTCGGGTTTCGGGGCGCGATCCGCCCCCATTGCGTCAACCGCGATCGTGGTGGGAAGTGGCATCTCTCAGATGGCCGCTACTTCGACTCTTCTACCTCGAGTACTTCACGACCTTTGTAATAACCACACTTGGGGCACGCACGATGCGGCATCTTCCGCTCGTGGCAGTTCGGGCATTCCGAACCCGCATGCGCTTTCAGAAAATCGTGCGCACGACGGGTGGAAGACCGGCGCTGCGAATGTCGCCGTTTTGGATTTGCCATGACTGGAACCTTTCTTCTTGCGGGCACGCCCGCTGAAATTCTTTCGGGCCTCGCCCGACTCTGCCGCAGCAGAGCTATTACTACAAACCTTTTTTCAAATCGCGCAGGGCATGCCACCGCGGGTCCGCCACTGCCGGAGCGCAATCACACGCACCCTCGTTCAGGTTCTTGCCGCATTGCGCGCAAATGCCCTTGCAGTTTTCGCGGCACACAACTTTCACCGGTGCCGCCAGCAGAACCTGCTCCCGCAGCGAGTCCGCCAACTCCATTCCCTCGCCCTGATAGTATCCGATCTCCGTTTCGGCTTCGGAGATCGCAACCTCTTCCCGGCGCCGATCGCTACCCAAAGGCCGGTAGATCAAATCGAACTCGCGCTCAAGGTGCTGCGGGACGTTCTCCAGGCACCGCGCGCAATTCGCCTCGTAATCGACCGCAAACTTTCCAACCAGCCGAATGTTCGGGACCACGACGCGCCCGCCGTGGTGCTCCTTCACCAACTCCGCGCGACCCTTCACGCGCAGGGGTTTAGTCTGGCGAATGTCGGGACCGAAGTCGATCGCCCCGGGCTGAAACTCCTCATCGTACTCCAGTGGACGGAGTTCCAGATCTGCAATTCGGATATACATGGCAAATTATCCACACCGGGAACAGCGAGGGGGCTGGGGCACACTCCTAACCCGGGGGTCCTACCCGAACTTGATTTCCGCAGGGATCAGCCTGGCGGGATTCGCTGCTCAGGGCAAAATATGAGGATAACGGTCAGACGCCGGGCCTGTCAATCTGAACCCGGCGTCTCAAACTGCGGTTAGGCCTTTCAATTCCGCGACTTAGCCAATCTCTCTACTGCAACTCCGTCGTGCAACTGGTACCGCCGGTGGGATCGAATTTCACCGGAAGCATGTTGTCGGAACAGAATCCCCGGATTCCGGTAGATCCGGGAGCGCTCGGAACGCCCGTTACGCCATATCCGGTAACCAGTCCGTTGCTTCCCGTGGTCACATTAACGATTGCGAACTTATAACCACTCTTGGGACACGGTTGCGAGGCACATCCCAAAATCCAATCCAGCAACCCGGCATGCAAGGAGTCGACGTGGCCGTCCGTGCTCTCCCCAAGCTTCGCCAAATCATTTGCATAGCCGATTTCCGGGTAGGTGGCCGCGTAAGCGACCTGGGCGGTATTTATCGCTCGAACTGACGATACCGCCGACGCTTCATTCGCCTGGATTCTTGATCTAAGCAAATTAGGTATCGCGATCGCTACTATGATCAAAATGATAGCGACCACGATCAGCAGCTCAATTAAAGAAAACCCTCGCTGTCTCATACCTTCTCCCAAGATCCCATCAGTCCTCAGCTCACAGCTGCTCGGCTTTATTGCACCGATCCTTCACCGCAAACAGTCGGATCATCGGACTGAAAATAGTCCTGAGGCAGGCACCTGGGGAGGGTTCACGGAAGATACTACAGCAGGACTGAAGCCTCGCCAATAGGTGGCGAGGTTACGAAAGGGCGTACCCCATTTAGGGCATAAGGGATTTCTTTTCAGCAGGTTCCCGAAAGCGAAGGGAGGGCGGCCTTCGGTTCGGCTCCCCCCTTCTGTCGAGATTATACGTTTCCGGTGCTTTCGGTGCCTGTACGGGCCTGGTTGACTGCCCGCTCTGCCGTGCTGCGAATCGATTCCGCCCCTCGCCGCACTCTCTCACGCCCCTGTTCAAACGTCTCCCGCGCAGAATCCGCAAGATCGCTCGCGCGCTCCGTCAACTGGTCTCGGGTCTCTTCTCCGCTCATCGGGGCAAACAAAACGCCGAGGCCGATACCGAGCCCCAGCCCAAACAGAAATCCTTTCATCGAAGTACCTCCTCGGAAAATTTTGTGGGAATCCTTTTTCCGCAGCCTCTTGCTTACACTGCGGACATTCCAACTGATGCACCTCGTTCCTGAGAGTTTGGCCCACGCCCTCCAGCAGAATTGGTATGCTGCCTTTCTATGATTTCGGGCTTCGCAACCTCAGAAGGTACTCTCCGTCTCGCCAACCGTTTTCCACAACTACAGGCAGCTGGACATTTTCGCCAGCCCAAGGACGTGCCCGGCCCGAACGAACTCTGGTTTTCATCGCTCGGCCTTGGTACATATCTCGGCGAACCCGACGAAGCCGCCGATCAGCTCTATACTCAGGCAGTCCAAACCGCCTTCCGCTCCGGCATCAACCTGGTCGACTCTGCCATCAATTATCGCCACCAGCGGTCGGAACGCTCCGTCGGCGCTGCCCTCCAGAACCTCATCAATGCCGGCTCAGTCCACCGCGACGAAATGATCATCTGCACCAAGGCCGGGTACCTCACCTTCGACGCAGACGTCCCCGCCGATCCTCGCAGTTACTTCATGCGGGAATACGTCGAGACCGGCGTGCTGAATCCCACCGAGATCGCCGGCGGCATGCACTGCATAGCCCCGCGTTACCTGGAAAACCAACTGGAACGCAGCCGCGCCAACCTCGGCCTTGAAACCATAGACATCTTCTATGTCCACAACCCCGAATCCCAACTGGGTGAAGTGTCGCGCGACACCTTTCGAGCTCGTCTCAAGGATGCCTTCGCCACCCTCGAAAAGGCTGTGCGTGACGCCAAGATTCGCTGGTACGGCATCGCCTCGTGGAATTCCTTCCGCGTCTCCAGCACCGAGCAACCCTATATTTCGCTCGAAAGCTGTCTTGACATCGCGCGCGAAGTTGGCGGACACCAGCATCACCTCCGCTTCATACAGTTACCGTTTAGTCTGGGCATGCCCGAAGCCTTCGCACTCCCGACTCAAGCTGATGGCAACCAGAACAGGTCTTCGCTGGAGTTCATTCGTGCGCACAACATGGCCGCAATCGCCAGCGCTTCTCTTTACCAGGGACAACTCGCGCACGATCTGCCCACGTGGCTCGCTGAAAAATTTGGCATGTCCAGCGATGCCGAACGTGCTCTTCAGTTCGCCCGCTCCGCCCCGGGAATCATCTCCGCTTTGGTGGGAATGGGAAAGCCCGCCCACGTTCTTGAAAACATCCGTACAGCTTTGACTCCGCCGCTGAACAACGACACCATCGAATCACTGTTCCCGAAAGGATAGAGTTGAACCAGCGCATGCGCTCAAAAAGAGAAGGCGCCGATCACCGGCGCCTTTCGCAGTAACCTGGACTGAATTACTTCGTCTGCTGCATCTTCCCCTGCGCGATTTCCGCGCCTGCGCTCTGCGGATCATCCTTCACGATCTGCTGGTAGATCGCCTTCGCCTGGTCTGGTTGGTTCGCAGCCGCGTAGAGATCCGCCAACTGCAATTCGGCCGTAACCTTCGGTACTGTCTGCGTCGGATGCGAAATCAATTCTTTGTAGAGATTGATCGCGTCGGCCTGCCGATTCGTATCGCGGTAAAGGGCAGCCAGCGCCAGCTTCGCAAGGCTGGAAATGTCTTTGTCACTGATCCCGGCGACGTACTTCAAGTGATCTTCAGCAACTTTGTCGTTGCCGGCATCCATCGCGGCCAGGCCGGCGAAGTACTTCGCATACTTCCCGGAGCGTGTTGAACCGAACTCAGCCGCTACCTTGTTGAACTCGACTCCGGCGGCTTCTGCGCGCTCCCTGATCGAGGTGAAGCTCAATTGCTGCGGGTCGGGTGGCATTCCGGCCGGACGAATCGGCGCCTGGTAAACCATCAACGCATGGCCCAGCAACTCTGCGGCTTCGGCATCCCGGTGGCTGGTATACCACCAGAAGCCTGCGATTGCGGCAACCAGGATCGCGAGAATAATCCCTCCCGCGACGAGTTTGGAGCGGTGCTCAACAGTCCAGTCGACGGCATCGACAGCCGCTTCTTTGAATCGATCCTGTTTCAGTGCCTGGCGGGTGTAACGCACGGTAGGTCCTTACCAAGTGGATGGAATAAGTACTTGGGAAAACATGAGTTTATCAGCCGAAATCCCGCAGCGTCAAACGGCTGGTACCCCGCCCTTCTTGCAACCCGTCGAAAGACAAGGGCGCTTTTGAGCTTATCGTCTTAGAGCGGCCCCTGCGTGGCGCACCGGCGCGCAAAGGTACATACTCGGCAACGCTAGAACCAATGTGCCGCTTCTTAATACTTATCTCTCGGGAGAACAGACGTCCAGCAACCCTGAACTGCCGTCGGGAGAACTCGTATGCGCAAAGCCGCTTTCATCATCATCGGTGTCCTCGTCGTCCTGGTGATCCTCGCAGCCATCGTGCCGCGGTTCATCAATGTTAATAACTATCGTCCTCAAATTCAGGCGCAGCTCGAAAAGCAGCTCAATCGTCCCGTCACCCTGGGGGACATGCATGCCAGCCTGCTGCCACCCTCGGTCACTGTCGACAACGTCATAATCGGCGAGAGCCCGGAGTTCCAGGCCGGTCGCCCGTTCGGTTCGGCCCAGAAGCTTTATATCTCCCTGCAACTCCTGCCCCTGCTGCACAAGGATTTCGTCGTCAACTCGCTCGAACTGGTCCGCCCCCAGGTCGAACTCGTCCGCAACCCGCAGGGCGTCTGGAATTTCTCTACGCTCGGCAACCAGAACAAGGCAGCGGCTCCAAGCCCGAAGTCACAGCAAAACTTTTCCCTCGGCCAACTCAAGCTGACGGATGGTACCGTCGGTGTTACCGACGAGCAGAAGCATCAGCCCCGCGCGGTTTACGACCACATCGATCTCACGCTGAAGAACTTCGCCCCCGGAGAACCCTTCGACCTGAGCCTGGCCGCGCATCTGCCCGGCCAGGGAAAACAGGTCGCGAAAATTGATGGTCACGGCGGCCCCATCAATCAAGGCAACATGTCGAATACGCCGTTCGACGGCACCATCACTCTCGACCAGGTCTCGCTCGACGGACTCCAGAAGTTCCTCAACAACCCGTCGCTTGCGGACACCAACGCGACCATCACCGGGAAAGGTTCCGTCAAGAATCAGAACGGCGTGGTCAGTTCCAACGGCAATTTCGACATTCAGAACGCTGTCGCGCACGGGCATAACATCGGCTACCCGATCACCATCAACTATGACGCTGCCAACGACCTCAACAATAACTCCATCAACATCAAGCACGCGGATATCAAACTCGGCTCCGCTCCATTCTCGATCTCCGGCACGATGAACGCGAAGAGCACTCCCGCGCTCATCGACGTTAATCTCAAGGCCGGCG belongs to Terriglobia bacterium and includes:
- a CDS encoding YtxH domain-containing protein — protein: MKGFLFGLGLGIGLGVLFAPMSGEETRDQLTERASDLADSARETFEQGRERVRRGAESIRSTAERAVNQARTGTESTGNV
- a CDS encoding tetratricopeptide repeat protein — encoded protein: MANSAQNRNSTNYWTPMQAYVLAAICLVIGIAVGYFIGGSKSPATAANSQLSAEAAVPPGMTSGQMAPGQLQEIPQAQSAEMVAAAAKPLLDALAADPSNAEKTARVGDFYFDSHVYDQAIKYYEASLKLNPDNPNVLTDLGTAYFYNGDSNTAVQRFQQALKVRPNFANALFNLGIVRWQGLKDPKGAIDVWQKLLDTNPNYEQKDHVRELMERAKAHGSMG
- the plsX gene encoding phosphate acyltransferase PlsX translates to MPLPTTIAVDAMGADRAPKPEVEGAIAAARHYGVRVLLVGREHVVKAELVHHPAWRQLPIEVVPASEVIEMHEKAAQAVRSKRDSSMRVGLRLVREGKAAGFITAGNTGAAMATAKMVLGALPGVDRPALAAVFPTSSGTASILLDVGANVDCKPQNLQQFAIMGEVYFRTIFHGKFPTADRPRVGLLSIGEEESKGNELTRETFQLLKRMHLNFIGNVEGRDLYNGTADVIVCDGFVGNVALKISEGLVGTVRAFLKESLQATITRQVGYLLARRAFDDFKKRLDYSEYGGAPLLGIKGVAIVGHGSSNANAIKNAIRVAAEFANAGLNQKIEREIQAANERLNGNPKPLDPPEPGSDPVSELHQ
- a CDS encoding DUF177 domain-containing protein; protein product: MYIRIADLELRPLEYDEEFQPGAIDFGPDIRQTKPLRVKGRAELVKEHHGGRVVVPNIRLVGKFAVDYEANCARCLENVPQHLEREFDLIYRPLGSDRRREEVAISEAETEIGYYQGEGMELADSLREQVLLAAPVKVVCRENCKGICAQCGKNLNEGACDCAPAVADPRWHALRDLKKGL
- the fabD gene encoding ACP S-malonyltransferase, whose product is MKHRLPAVAFLFPGQGSQTVGMGKELAAMYPVARETFDEADDALSYKLSELCFEGPEDKLRLTEITQPAILTASVAAWRVLESIGLQPSYTAGHSLGEYSAHVAAGTLSFQDAVRTVRNRGKYMQEAVPVGQGAMAAILALPLDQIRAACEEASHGEVCTPANINSPDQVVISGAKGAVERAAELCKQKGAKRAVMLPVSAPFHCALMQPAQDRLAADLKTLEFNVPEVPVMCNVDAALVKDPAASRDALIRQVTGAVRWEESMRALIAQGVEAFVEVGPGKVLCGLVRQIDRSKTCLNVEDEASLQKVKNHFSDGKSKPE
- the rpmF gene encoding 50S ribosomal protein L32 — encoded protein: MANPKRRHSQRRSSTRRAHDFLKAHAGSECPNCHERKMPHRACPKCGYYKGREVLEVEESK
- a CDS encoding aldo/keto reductase, coding for MISGFATSEGTLRLANRFPQLQAAGHFRQPKDVPGPNELWFSSLGLGTYLGEPDEAADQLYTQAVQTAFRSGINLVDSAINYRHQRSERSVGAALQNLINAGSVHRDEMIICTKAGYLTFDADVPADPRSYFMREYVETGVLNPTEIAGGMHCIAPRYLENQLERSRANLGLETIDIFYVHNPESQLGEVSRDTFRARLKDAFATLEKAVRDAKIRWYGIASWNSFRVSSTEQPYISLESCLDIAREVGGHQHHLRFIQLPFSLGMPEAFALPTQADGNQNRSSLEFIRAHNMAAIASASLYQGQLAHDLPTWLAEKFGMSSDAERALQFARSAPGIISALVGMGKPAHVLENIRTALTPPLNNDTIESLFPKG
- a CDS encoding tetratricopeptide repeat protein, whose product is MRYTRQALKQDRFKEAAVDAVDWTVEHRSKLVAGGIILAILVAAIAGFWWYTSHRDAEAAELLGHALMVYQAPIRPAGMPPDPQQLSFTSIRERAEAAGVEFNKVAAEFGSTRSGKYAKYFAGLAAMDAGNDKVAEDHLKYVAGISDKDISSLAKLALAALYRDTNRQADAINLYKELISHPTQTVPKVTAELQLADLYAAANQPDQAKAIYQQIVKDDPQSAGAEIAQGKMQQTK
- a CDS encoding prepilin-type N-terminal cleavage/methylation domain-containing protein; the encoded protein is MRQRGFSLIELLIVVAIILIIVAIAIPNLLRSRIQANEASAVSSVRAINTAQVAYAATYPEIGYANDLAKLGESTDGHVDSLHAGLLDWILGCASQPCPKSGYKFAIVNVTTGSNGLVTGYGVTGVPSAPGSTGIRGFCSDNMLPVKFDPTGGTSCTTELQ